atcggggcttgaacccatccatgacgggcatgttgttaagtcgtacaagttgacgactgtacctcTAAACCGGCcccaaaaaatgaaaactagATTCAATATAAGTCTTGTTTCAACAGCTTCAAACCCAATAAACAAAGTGGGttaaaaagaagcaaataataaaagatTATTCTACAAATAATGAAAGAAGAGTGCGTCCCACACATACATAACCTCATGATAGAAAATGATTGGACAAAGCAATAAATAAGTTGTAATATGGCGACAAGAGATGAATAATGTACGCTGTAATAATGTATGATGAATCGCTAACTCATAGTGCATCAATGAAAATAATTCAGCTTTTACTTTTGATGAAATAAGCAAAGCTGATATTTCCATCAATATatgtttgtgttattttttatttattttttaaacaaaatacggaaaaatttaaacataacCAAAACTAAGCTAgcaaaaattattaaaattcttTAAACACAAACATAGTACGATCAACGCAAATCAGAATTCACCTCTTTCCATCTCCCAAAATCAAACATATTCACATAAAATTGCTCGCCACTCGCAAAactgagcttttttttttcaatccaaattgaatcaaatgcatcatttttatttactgcaccttagagttttttttttgggtttttttgttttcagaaCCAGTGCGGGTTTCTTTTTTACAGCCACTGCCACTGCAAGTCACGTGCAGCGCGCAGGTAAGCCTGGAAGCTTTCACCAATTTTCCAACCCAGCATTGGAAATCACTTACCGAATGGGGGGCTGGGCTGGGGAGAAGGTATTTTTCAATGTACTTTTTTCAAACAGACGACAAACGCTAGATGACAAGTGAGCTCGAGGTCATCCTTCTCGAACCACCGCGATGCACAGCGAAAGAGGTGATTTGAGAGTTTGTCTTTTTTGGTGTCCCCCTCCTGCCCCCATCACGACTCCACGTCAGATGCCAATAGGGCTGCAAGATCTGTAAGCATTCGATTCCAAGTACCAGTGCACTATTTTTGCCCTAGCTCGAAGGATGGGACTtgtagaaaaaagaagaactgAACGGGGGAATTGAAAACTTTGTACCATAAATCTGCAACCATAAATTCGCAGCAACGATCTGCCTTGCCCTGTTAAGGTGGAGAGCACCGTCTTGCACGTTGTCAGTCCGGATGCATCGGGGCACATACTTGCTTGTGTGTTGTAGCACAAacattgaaccaaaaaaacgcgTGTCTTCCCCATAGAGCACTCGGCAAGCAAACGGCACTTGACAAGCGCACGGCGCAGATGAAAGGCACCCTCCGGCCGGTAATCATATTCCATATTTATTCACCGCTGGCGGTATTTTTGTGAAGCATTTTGTTTTCGAGCATTTCGGTTgtttgtgggggggggggggggggttgagatattcatgttgttttttttctttttgccgtaTGCTAAGCCCGGTGGATTGATGTCTGGTTGGAATTTGTTTTCGAAGGTGACATGAAGCGAAAGTGATGATCGTAAATGCGCGGGGCTTTGGCTTGCAGCAGGTAGATGAACATCGTTTCGTCGCGTCTTTGGGCGACGTCTCTAGAGATGGGGCGGGCTAGGTTTTGGATACGTCAATGTAAATCGACGCGGAGCAATTTGTGCTCCATACGTTTGGTAATGCACTTTGCGTTTTCATGGCAATCGGTACCAGGCAAAGGATTGGAAGGTTTTTGGATGAATAAAGTGTAGGTTTTTTTATcacgcaaaaacacacaggAGAATAGTTAAATTTCAGTTTTATTCATTTGAATATTTCGATCGATTACCACTCACGAATCGATAAATTTTAACCTCACTAGTTCTGCTTCTATGATTGTCTAATGTATAGTTTGTTGAAAGACGACAAAGATCACTCCATGGATGAGAGTACTTTTCCGTTGAATCTGATGTCAACAATGGTGCCATTCGTATGAACTACAGCAAAGCTTATCTTCACTATCTGTTGCATGTCGACACAATTCATAAAGTTCATAAGAACCCTTTTGTGTTGTCCACCGTCCATCAGAGCTCGATTTTAtctcaaaagaaaaaagaagcctACTTCATATTCTCTCTGGAAAACTATCCACacattagcaaaaaaaaaatggaacgtCCAGCTTCCCCACAATTGTCAGCAGATGGCGCTCTGCGAGACTGATTATAAAGTTTGAAGCCGACTTTCAAACGGGGCAAAAACTAACGTTGAAGTAGCAACCCCGTAGGCGGCAAAATGGATACACCATCCGATGGTACACACATTTCGGTGGATCATCTCGTTCGAGCGTTACGCAGGCAGGTTGTTTTCACTGCTCTACCCGGGCTGGCGGGTGCATGCAGGTTCGAAGTTCGAAGTTCGGTTCATCATTTATGCAAATAATCAATACgagttttccaattttccgAAACTACTGTTTTCCTACCCGGCTGCACCGGCGATGATGCTGACGCACCGTGACGTTGTGGGACTCGTGAGCTCAACTTATTCTCTCCCGCACAACCAAATAGCCGAAGCCAGAAAGCTCAGGTGCCGGAAAACCATCCGTCCGGTCGAATATCGGTGTGTTACGCTTTACCGGAACCGATCTTGTGACCACAATGGAAAGCCTGAATCCCAGTACAGGTAGGACAAGGTGCTAATacgcgtatgtgtgtatgagcGTATGAACGCAAAGGAAGGATGCAATTTGGATGCGTATGAAAGCGGGAGCGTTTGCAGGGTTGATGTTGATGAGAAAATGCACTACACTGTACTGGCGGGTGCGATGGGAAAGGCCGTTGCATACCGGTGACTCATCTACATTTAAATGAAGATAGCAAATCGAAGCCGTTTTCGATGCGAACGCAGTGAACGAGCGCTACAGAGCATGGCATCATCCAGTGTTTGGTACGTCGAACGTAAGTAAAGATTTTGGCTGCAACGGGTTCGCCATTTTTTGTACGAGAATTTTCAACCATCGAAATATTTGTCCACTCGAAAGTAGTAAAATCGTTCGAAAGCCTTGTTTGGTGGACGACCGTTTTTAGATGGCTTTTCCGGAGTTCCTCCACACGAGGAATTGGTTCTTCAAATGCTGTTGCCGATGACTACAGCGGCGATGGCCACCGGTGAATGATTTTATGAGCCGATGAAGCACCAATCGAACTGGGATGGTAGTTATGAAGGCTTTACGATTGGATTGCATGAGGTTGATTGTCTTTCTCGAGTAGCGTTTGCATCATTTATTCTTGAGCCGTGTAAATATATTGCAAATAAACGATAAGCTACAGTTAGAACGATAATTTGAACAACATTTGCATTGTGTTCAACAATTTAACGAATACTTTTGGGTGACTTGAATCACTAAAAGAATATTTCATATTGCCTTTTAGGTCAACCGTACCTTGAAGTATTAGAgataaaaattgataaaatataGTTGATATTAAGCGTAACAACCACCAGACTCTTATAAAGAAGGGACtcatttatatttgttttaaaatttaataaaatattaatcaaAATTCATAAGTCAaacgaaaaattaaaataaaataaaataaatacacaaaattattattaaatcaaacaacagcaaaacatgaCACAATATTGTGAAGTAGGACTCAACTGTCAGTTGAGTAGgaaaaatttaacatttttgttcattattATCACTTAAGTAGACGGAATGTTCATCTATAGTTCTTAatccatataaaaaacataaaaaacttCAAATTTTAGCCAAAATTCATATTAAATTATTCTTTCAAAACAATTATTTCCCCATTATTTCCCGTGCAAgtctaaacaaaacaaaatcaattctTCAACCCTCAAGATGTTTCAAACCTTTGAAGTATTTATCTTCATTTTGGTCACATCAAActattatcatttttgttcattattttctttccaccTACTCATCCTTCTGCAATACTCCTATAATCTTCATATTTAATAAAAGGAATTAGACAAAACCCTTCGCACATGTATTTCAAACCGCCCCTGTAAACACATTACACGCTGTGCCGGTTATGATTGAGGTAGTTCAAAACAGATCCGCTAAATTGAAACAACCACTTAGAGCCTTGGGGTGTACTTTCCCAACCGACAGGAGCCCTTTAATTACAGAATTATCCTTGCTTGCTTTGCTTGCTAGCCCATTCCCTTTTCCGGGCGCTACAACACTAATTATATCATCTCACCAATGGTTTACTGGTTTCGCGACACCTTTCGCCAATACCGGCGCTGCGCGTGTACCAACAAAGTCTCCCACGATTCGAGTTCTCAAGAACAGCCCATTCGCTTCCACACTTTCCCggacagcagcagaagcagaaccATTCCATTCCGTTCGCTTCCATTTTGTCGTTCAATTAGCTACCTGCTGCTGATTGCGTTTCGGTGTTGTTTGGGAAAATAATTCCTCCTCTAGCCGGTACCGGTAGCCGGATCGTTTCCGCGTTGGGCTTAAAATGAAATGATACAGTTTATTAATCCGTTGACAACCGGTAGCCTGGCGGGGGAGGGGGCAAATGATACGGTGCTTTGGGGACGCGGATGCTGGCAAAAGCTTTTCTCCGTAAGCTTCAGTCTTGCCAGCGTGCGGTCGGGGATGTTtgagtgacacacacacacacacacacacacacacacacacacacacacacacacacacacacacacacacacacacacacacacacacacaccacacacacacacacacacacacacacacacacacacacacacacacacacacacacacacacacacacacacacacacacacgcacacgcacacgcacacgcgcacacacacacacacacacataatggACAGTGTGGAgcgaacaaacaacaacaggcAACAGCTGGCTGGCTGGAAAGTAATTAAATAGTTCCATCATCCCTCGTAGCGACTGGTATTAGTAGTGGATATTTGTAGCGGATTTCTTTGAAATGGATGAAGCAGAGACAGAAAAAGCACCAGCAAAACTATGATAGAAATGTTTCGgatgcttgttttttgttgttgcttacAATCACTGGCACAGCCGCTTAAACATGCATATTTTCTTTGAGTATAATTTCAACATAATTGCTTTAACAATTTCCAAAATATAATAATCTACCTAACTATTCGAAGCGAACGCGTGCGAACCTATTGCTGAGGTTTctgggtttattttttcccctgtggaaaaaaagaaaaggcagTCTAcgggaggaaggaaaaaaacaggctACGCATGCACTAATCTGTTAACTTGTAACAATTTAAATGAATTGAAAAATCTCTAAGAAGTGTAGAGGAGAAGAagctagaaaaaaaacaatatagtTCTAATGGATAAAACGACTGGTGGAAAAAGTAATAATGAAGAACACAACAATTTGGACAAACCGCACACACGTTGGTTGCAGTTATTTGGGAGGGTTGACGATAACTTGATGAAACCAGGCCGGATACTGATGGGAAGCAGTATGAACGGTGTGCACTGAGCTAAAAAAAACCATGCCTACATTATTCCTCCTCATCAGCGGAAGCAAAGGTTTCGTTAAACTAGGAAGCAAACGCCCGAAGAAAAAGTCTGCTGATGAACGGTAGCGCTCTACAGCTTCATTATCAAAACTACTGCCCTAGTTCTCAACGTATCGTTAGTTGTTGTGCTCTTGGTGTTTCTTTGCTGTTTACAAAGTGCATGTCAACGAAGtagtattaaataaattattttcaaacaccATCCCGCACCGTGTCTGCCGTCGGGGTTTTAGTTGATTTCGTGCCTAAGGCACCATCAACCCTCCCGTCGTACGATGCGCGATGCAACGCGGGTGTGCGGTTTGTATctattcaaaattaaaatcaatgcaACTGTATGAAAAGCATGCAATTAGAAAAGCGTCAGCAAAAGGACGAGAATCATGCAGCAAAAAGGAGGAAGGATGTGCGCGAAGAGTAGTCGCTCGACGGGCGTGAAAGTGTGTTGCGGTAGTACCGCCTGGTACCGATCGAAGCGAGCCTTGCGCTCGTTTGACGCGAGATGGCGCTGCAGTCGTATGGCGGAAGCGTGGTGGATAGGGAGTAGATGAAGCGACACTCGATGCTTAGCTGCTCGCGGAAGCGTGGCATGGTGGGAGGAGTGAATGGAATTAAAACGAAATTCAAGTTTAAAAAGCGACTCCGGATTTGTCTTGTCTTGAGGAGCCGGCCTGTGTCAGTGGCTGCTCGGTTGACTAGTTGCGTCGTGGTACATCGGTTGCTGTTGGCTGCCCGCTTTGTTTGGGCTtcatctcacacacacacacacacacacacacacaccctggtAGCCACTGACTTCGGTGTGGCACCGGGTGGGAACGCCGGACTATTGGACCGTGTTCGGGGAAACAGGATTAGCCGAGCGGATGCCGTTGCATTTAATTGCAATTATTGTACGTTCCAATTCCCGGTCCTGCCAGCTGCCTCCTTATGTCAGGTCGAATTCGTGCTGTCTTTGTACTTTGTGTGACTGTCTCTGCTTTGGTCCTTATTGGTTGGGAGGAAATTGAGCTTCTTATttcaaaccaccaccaccgctgccgGAGACGGTGCACTGTCCGGATGAGCACAAAAGTACTCCAGCTGTCCCGTCGGTTACCATCGCCCGAAGCCTTTTATCTTTTCcgcttgcgtgtgtgtgtatctttttttttgggaggttCTGCTTTTGCAATGATTAGGGCACAATTTTCGCCTCCCGCTGGATGACAGCGACAGCTGGACAGAAGACGGTTGGATGGAGTGCAAGCGAATGATACTTTCCGAAGCATTCCAATTTTAAAGGACACTCAAGAGGCAGGATCCTTTAGTGTTTCGCTGCCCCGAACTACTCGATTGTACACACTCGATGTTCAATTATTGCAATTTGCAGGAACGTATCGTCCGCATTGTAAGACGCTTCATTAATTAAGCGCGAGGTTTAATTAATTAGTGTTTAATACTTCCGCGTTTCGCGGGATCTCATGCCATTAAAGCGCACAACTCGCTCTCTTCAGGCGACAGCCGCTCGCGCACACACCACATCGCATCACCCGTCGAGTAGGCTGCCTCTCCTTAACCTACTGCCCACTGGAGCTCCGGCGCTCTGCACCGGGTGCGGCCGAGCCGGAAAAGCGCGACAGTGACGACGGTAGGGCCGACGGTGACAGGGCGGACGACCCGAACAGCCCACCGCCCTGCCGGACGCTCAGATCGTGTATCGCCATCAGGATGCGCCGGCGCGCCCCCAGCGGCTTAATGTCCAGATTGAGCAGATCCTGATCGGTGAGCGTCTGGAAGACGGTCATGTCGATCTCGCCGTTGATGAAGTTCTTGATGTAGTGCTCGAGCCCCAGCCCGGTCAGGATGGTGGTGACGTCGTTATACTGGGACATCTGCTCGCGCTGATGCCGCGGTGTCACCTCAATCATGGTGGTCGTCATGTTGTGGCGCGAATCAGCCGCCCCGCTGCTCGAGCTGCTCGTACTGGTGTTGGCGCAGCCGCTACCGCCACCACCGTCCCGACCACCTCCGGtgctgctcgagctgctcGTGTTGGCCCAGCTGAGATCGCACGCCTCGAGCGGGGCGGGCGACGACTGGCTTAGCCCGAGCCCCTGCCAGGACAGCGTCGGGGTGCGTATTTCACCCTGCTGGGGCGACATGTGCATCGCCTTGTAACCCGCCACCACGCGCGGATCCAGATTGAACAGGAACGTGTCGGCCAGGGAGCTCTGTAAGTGGGTGCCAAGGTAAAACTGTTAGTCATTTCAGGTGCACGGGTAGATATTAACGCACCACACCTACCTTCTGCTCGAACGCGAGTGGCGTTCGTTGCTCCAGCTCCGACTGGTAGTGTGGACTTTCCGGCGTGCAGACGGAAAGCCGGCACCGGTTCAATCCGCTCGTCCCGGCCGCGCCCGGACTTTGATGGTCGGGCGAGCTGTTCAGCAGCGAGTTGGAGGACACCTGCGACACCGAGCCGGACGCGGACGAGTTGCTCGGGAACTGCTGGTCGAGCGAGTTGCTGGAACAGTTGAGGCTTTGGTAGCCGCTCGAATGGATATCGTTGTGGCTGCTGTTCTGGCTCACTGTTAGGCTGGTGGAAGTCGAGCAGTTCCCGTTCGAATGCTGCTGATTGCGTTGATGGTGCGAATGCGTCgtgtgatgatgctgctgctgctgctgggcatGATGTTGGTGTTGCTGATTTTGTAGGTAAGATGCGCTGCCTCCACCACCGACCCCGTGCCCCGGTACGGACAGCAAATGGGGGCTGGAAAGCTGGTTCATCTTCCCGGCCGAACTACCTGCCGGTACTGCCCGCTCTAGCCCGGGCGGGAGCGAAAGCGGCAgcagctgatgatgatggcccGCCGGCATCTTGCCCGGTCCATGCACGTGGAAGTTCTGGAACTGACCCCGCATGTGGCTGAAGGCAAAATCAGTCGACGGCAGGGAGGCGGCCGCTgcagccgccgccaccgcagccgccgccgcggCCGCCGACGTTGGCGTTGGCCATCCGACGAACGGTAGCGGATTGATGGGTGACAGCGGCGAGAACGGTGGCGCTACCGGGCCCGCCAACAGTGCCGATATGTTCTGGCTCGTTTGCTGCGGGTGCTCGTTCGGCCCGAAGTACGTGCGCGGTATTTCGGCGACAACGCGCGCCCCACCGCCCTTCAGCAGCTGATGGCGCGCCTCGTAGATGTTGGCGATAAACTTCTCGATGCCCTTGATCACGATGCAGAGCGTGCTCTGGCGGGACTTTTGCCGCACCGAGATGAACACGTCGTGCGTTAGCATTAGCTTGGTAATTTCGTCCGAATCGACCGTGTTCTCCGGGTAGTCGAAGATGAGCGCTATCGGGAGGCTTCCCTGGAAGGGAAGAGAGGAAAAGGAGATAGATGATTACACACACAAGGACACGTCGGGACGGACCACATGGACGAATGGGGCCGGTTCCGTTACTCACAATTAATTGCTGCCTCGCTAGGTAGACACCGTTTATGGAGCCAGTTATGGTCACCTGGGAGCGCTTGATTGGCTTGATGTTCACATCGTTTGCATCCGGGAACATTATCTGCAACGGGTCCCGGGTTTTGCAATCCACCAGAGAAAACAGAGGAATGGGAAAGCAGTGAAAGCGGCGGTACTATCTACTGGAGCATCGTTATCATCGACGTGGTCTGGGTTTCACCCCCCCGGACGCCGGAACGCCCGCAAGCAGTTCGATATCGATTGGACATTTACCTGTGTACCGGTGCGGTTCATAATTTCACGCAAATTGCTCGACGACCGGCCGAGCACGATCGGATGATGCTGGGTCGAGATTTCCAGCTGCATGTGCACCGGTATTTGGCTCTGCAAATAGATTTATTAGTCTTTAGTAAAGGGTTGAGCAGGCAAGGCCGAGGCATCCCGGTATGAAGGCAGGTTTTGGCCGGCTTCATACCGGAGATAGCCAGAGTAGTCGTTTGGTCGTCTTAGGGGTTTGGAAATGTAATCAACAAACTGGTTGAATTATTCATGATGAATGAAAGATACATGATTGAAATTGGAAATAATGAATTGAATGGAACAGATCTcagaattaaaatataaattgcAGCTTAGTTGTTTTGTTCCACTGCACGATAGCAACGTAACTTAGTACGAGTTGAACGCCTATTAGGACCTTTCAAGTGGACCATGGTTCAACAGAACTCCAACAGATGTTTCCAATACTTATCAATAtttcaaagcaaaaacaaaactcaagaAAAACGTCTTAACCCTCTAGTTCTAGTTCTTATCTCTTAAAAAGTCGAAATAACGGTATATTcaaatcaaatagagtttaaCGCCTCCTTCGATAACACTATAAAGAACTGACAGTAACTTTTATCAATCCCAACACTTAAGTAAACGAAAGATTGATGAAGAAATACGATACTAACTTTTAGTTCTATAGTAGTCTAGTGTGTTTTCCTTCAAATCTAAGAGTTCATTAGATTATTTTCAAGATTAAACGTACAATTTGAAATTAGCAATTCAAACGCCTCAATCGATTTCACAACTAAAAGCTGTCAGAAGTCAAAACATTCtgtcaaataaaaaatgtaagtaaaataatgattttgaTCAACAATGTTCTCAGTAACTATCTTCCTGCCGAAAAATGTGACATTCTGTAAGCAAGCTAAAAAGTCTGCGAATAGCGCCCTCTTTCGGGAAAGTGCAAATGTTCGCAACAACTAAAACCCCGTCCTCGTCAAAGAAATTACCCCCTTCACTCACCGCCATATTCTCGCACATCAGGTCCATCAGCCGGCGGGTCGCCTCCTTCACCATGCGCTCCTCCTTTTCCGACCCCTTCACCAGCACGAGCGACGAGTGGAGCTTCGGTCGGGTGGAGAAGATCACCTGCACCCCGTACTCCGCCTCGATCTCCTTCACGTACGGCGTGTCGTTGTCCGGCGGCGTCTTGCCCGGCGCCAGTATCGGCAGCTCGAAGGAGATCAGCAACGGCGTC
This sequence is a window from Anopheles merus strain MAF chromosome 3R, AmerM5.1, whole genome shotgun sequence. Protein-coding genes within it:
- the LOC121596636 gene encoding protein bicaudal C; amino-acid sequence: MMASCSSFNKHIFLNGGPPSETTSEISSVESDWGDLRLIAAQLGVANPDDLHVERFKVDRQKLEDMIKVETYSEGMNSAEEFFTNIMKETTTYVSWPCRLKIGAKTKKDPHIRIVGKMADVLRAKDKVMARLDSRGSRVIMKMDVSYTDHSFIIGRGGNNIKKIMEETATHIHFPDSNRSNPTEKSNQVSMCGSIEGVERARSLVRNSTPLLISFELPILAPGKTPPDNDTPYVKEIEAEYGVQVIFSTRPKLHSSLVLVKGSEKEERMVKEATRRLMDLMCENMASQIPVHMQLEISTQHHPIVLGRSSSNLREIMNRTGTQIMFPDANDVNIKPIKRSQVTITGSINGVYLARQQLIGSLPIALIFDYPENTVDSDEITKLMLTHDVFISVRQKSRQSTLCIVIKGIEKFIANIYEARHQLLKGGGARVVAEIPRTYFGPNEHPQQTSQNISALLAGPVAPPFSPLSPINPLPFVGWPTPTSAAAAAAAVAAAAAAASLPSTDFAFSHMRGQFQNFHVHGPGKMPAGHHHQLLPLSLPPGLERAVPAGSSAGKMNQLSSPHLLSVPGHGVGGGGSASYLQNQQHQHHAQQQQQHHHTTHSHHQRNQQHSNGNCSTSTSLTVSQNSSHNDIHSSGYQSLNCSSNSLDQQFPSNSSASGSVSQVSSNSLLNSSPDHQSPGAAGTSGLNRCRLSVCTPESPHYQSELEQRTPLAFEQKSSLADTFLFNLDPRVVAGYKAMHMSPQQGEIRTPTLSWQGLGLSQSSPAPLEACDLSWANTSSSSSTGGGRDGGGGSGCANTSTSSSSSGAADSRHNMTTTMIEVTPRHQREQMSQYNDVTTILTGLGLEHYIKNFINGEIDMTVFQTLTDQDLLNLDIKPLGARRRILMAIHDLSVRQGGGLFGSSALSPSALPSSLSRFSGSAAPGAERRSSSGQ